In Oncorhynchus tshawytscha isolate Ot180627B linkage group LG01, Otsh_v2.0, whole genome shotgun sequence, the genomic stretch tatttctcaaattgtgcacatttgtttacatccctgttagtgagcatttctcttttgccaagataacccatccacctgacaggtgtggcatattaagaagctgattaaacagcatgatcattacacaggtgcaaccttgtgctggtgacaataaaaggccactaaaatgtgcagttttgtcacaacaatgccacagatgtctcaagttttgtgggaacgtgcaattggcatggtAACTGCAGGAATGccaaccagagctgttgacagataactgaatgttaatttctctaccacaagtcaccaccaacattgttttagagatttggcagtacatccaaccggcctcacaaccgcagaccgcaTTTATGGCGTCGTGTTGGCGAGCAgtgtgctgatgtcaacgttgtgaacagtgccCCAAGGTGAGATTATGGTACGGGCAGGCATGAGCTACGAACAGTTGCATTTAatcgatggaaatttgaatgcacagataccTATCCCAAGGCTCATTCTCATGCCAtttatccgccgccatcacctcatgtttcagcatgataatgcgcgGTCCCATGTCGAAAGGATCTGTAcaaaattcctggaagctgaaaatatcccaatTCTTCCAGGACCTGCATAGTCAGAcattgagcaagtttgggatgctctggattgaggTGTACGATAGCGTGTTCCAGTTACTTCCGGTAtacagcaacttcacacagccattgaagaggagtgggacaacattccacaggccacaattaacagcctgatcaactatgcaAAGTAGTGTcgctctgcatgaggcaaatggtggtcacaagaTACTGACAGGTTCTGATCCACacactttttaaaaaataaaggcaTCTGTATTCCCGGTCATatgaagtccatagattagggcctcgtttatttaaattgaccgatttccttatatgaactaaaacgttgcatttatatttttgttcagtagaatAGTCAAGTGGTTCTTACCTGAGCTGGCATGACTTCAGCATTGGTGCCACATATCATAACCCCAGCATATAGACAAGCTCTATAGTGGGCTTCTACGATGTCTCTACCATACGCCTTGTCTGCTCCCACACCACAGTAGTAGGGGCCTGTTCAAAAACACTGCATCATCAGGCTCAACAGTTTAGATGCTAAACATGTAATACTCTACTTGAATATACCGACTGAAAGTAGCTATGGATATCTGCTAATGAATGGTATTTTATATTTAAACTTAACCTCTCAAACTAACCTTGTGGACCAGGGAAGCCGTTGGAAGGCCAGCCAAACGGATGTCCGTCTGTTCCCAGGATGGTGTACTCCTGTTCCATGCCAAACCACGGCACCTGGTTCTCTACCATCTCCATGATCTTCTTACACATCAGCCTGAGGTTAGTTTCTGGAGGGGAACAAACATTGTACTGGTCATTCAAACCATTTCTGTGACACTGAGCCAATGGGGCCTGGGTTCAATAAGATACTTAAGGCTGGGCCATGTTCAGCAGGCatgaaatggaagaaaacaggGTGGTATTATCCAAATGTATCCAATAAACCTAATTTTAATTTTCTATTGCAAAAGTTAAAATGTTTGAGCGCCAATGAATATGACCCCCCAATGTCACTTTACTGCTTAGGTTTACCTGTAGGCTTGCGGTTGTATTTGAGCACTTCACACAGGACCAGTTTGTTGGGGTCTTTCCTAAAGGGGTCTCTGAACATGGCAGCAGGGATAAGGTACATATCGCTGTTGGAGCCCTCTGACTGGTACGTACTGGAACCATCAAAGTTCCACTCTGGGAGATCTGAAGGAGAGAACCGTGCGATAAGAGCAACTCAGGGATTCAAATACCCGTTAGGTTCAGAGTTATTAGTCAAAGCAACCCGTATTTTTGGATTTATGCTGTATTAGAAAAGTAACTGTTGGAGCTCTTTGAACAATGTGTTACAAGGGTGTAACCAGTCTTTCATCTATATTCGTTTAGAAAATAGTTTGCCACTccgacccccccaaaaaagtaattTCTGCCACCCACCACTGAAAAAACATTAGGGAAAACACTGGGTGTAGCACAAAAGTTTCTTATTACCCATTTCAACAGGCATAGATCAATGCAAATCAAATGTCAGATCTTACCATCAATGTTCTTGGGTTCAGAATCCAGAGTTCTGGTCTTGCAGCGGAGCCCCTCTCCAGTCCCATCTATCCAGATGTACATGGCCTGGACCTTGTCTCCCTGAGAAAGGTCCATATAATGCTGCTTCACAGTTTTACTCAAACTGGCACTCTCTGACGTGGCCATTTTTTCAATGAGCGCCTGGAAAACCTTGGAACAAAGAGCAATCATTTGGAATCCACTTGAAGCGTTTTTGATTCTTAGAATTGAGCCATTTGAAGTCTACAACTATGGTATTATGCCCACCCACTGATTTATAGTAATAGTTGATCTACTCAAAACGTCGTAAC encodes the following:
- the LOC112249886 gene encoding glutamine synthetase codes for the protein MATSESASLSKTVKQHYMDLSQGDKVQAMYIWIDGTGEGLRCKTRTLDSEPKNIDDLPEWNFDGSSTYQSEGSNSDMYLIPAAMFRDPFRKDPNKLVLCEVLKYNRKPTETNLRLMCKKIMEMVENQVPWFGMEQEYTILGTDGHPFGWPSNGFPGPQGPYYCGVGADKAYGRDIVEAHYRACLYAGVMICGTNAEVMPAQWEFQVGPCEGINMGDHLWAARFILHRVCEDFGVVASFDPKPIPGNWNGAGCHTNFSTKEMREDGGLRGIEDSIEKLGRRHCYHIRAYDPKGGLDNARRLTGHHETSNIHEFSAGVANRGASIRIPRSVGQDKKGYFEDRRPSANCDPYAVTEALIRTCLLSEEGEEPKEYSK